A genomic segment from Candidatus Brocadia sinica JPN1 encodes:
- a CDS encoding DUF2959 family protein — protein sequence MLKYTDEWLQKYKQQKGPIIWNALGLATFFIILWGSQAFFSGCATTGPEKKQKAVSSIEEFRKELSKNLNQVTETLTALNQIAKTGEGDLYKPYKNFVKQLDRTTENSRNMSKHADDMAMKGKQYFDTWEKELSNIINSELRSKGKERRGEVSNTFSRITNLAQKVQSTYQPFISDLTDIKTALGNDLTTTGIVTLKPYITKANENAKTVMAKLQELADEVDRVTNALSSRVGLSIE from the coding sequence ATGTTGAAATATACCGATGAATGGTTACAGAAGTATAAACAGCAAAAAGGGCCAATCATATGGAATGCGCTTGGCCTTGCAACTTTTTTCATTATTCTGTGGGGATCTCAGGCTTTTTTTTCTGGTTGTGCCACAACCGGTCCTGAAAAAAAACAAAAGGCGGTATCAAGCATTGAAGAATTCCGCAAAGAACTGTCGAAGAATCTCAATCAGGTAACTGAGACTCTTACGGCGCTGAACCAGATTGCAAAAACCGGAGAGGGAGATCTTTACAAGCCTTATAAAAATTTTGTAAAACAACTGGACCGTACAACAGAAAACTCGCGCAATATGAGTAAACATGCTGATGATATGGCTATGAAAGGGAAACAATATTTCGATACCTGGGAGAAAGAGTTATCAAACATCATCAATTCAGAATTACGTTCAAAGGGAAAAGAACGGCGCGGGGAAGTGAGCAATACATTTAGCCGTATCACAAACCTGGCGCAAAAAGTGCAGAGTACGTATCAACCTTTCATTAGTGATCTGACAGATATAAAAACAGCGCTTGGCAATGATCTTACCACAACGGGGATTGTAACACTAAAACCCTATATTACAAAGGCAAACGAAAATGCAAAAACAGTAATGGCAAAACTCCAGGAATTAGCCGATGAGGTTGATCGTGTTACAAATGCCTTATCGTCAAGAGTGGGACTATCGATAGAATAA
- a CDS encoding MTAP family purine nucleoside phosphorylase: MTCSGEAVSRGKRIGEIQTPFGPSQPIYHIQDTSGEMLFLSRHGEKGYSLTAPFVNYRANIYALKELGVKQIISWSGPGAMNTSYQIGEYVIIDDVVDETHGRESTFYKNQGIGFIRQSPVFCTTLRECIKNSLKNLKINFSGKGTYVCTQGPRLETPAEIRKYKFYGGNLVGMTLVPEVFLAKELELCYAAICYVTNYAEGVVDRPFKAGELFEGLSSDADRKAVENAVSRFPIIIKEIAQNIGQQSTLCQCQSLMERYKKRGNIGPDWHGWVTNY; encoded by the coding sequence ATGACCTGCTCCGGAGAGGCAGTGTCCAGGGGGAAAAGGATTGGTGAGATCCAGACGCCCTTTGGACCTTCACAACCGATATATCATATTCAGGACACATCGGGTGAGATGCTTTTCCTTTCGAGGCACGGAGAAAAGGGATACAGCCTCACAGCCCCTTTTGTTAATTATCGGGCGAACATTTATGCCCTCAAAGAACTCGGGGTCAAACAGATTATTTCGTGGTCAGGTCCGGGGGCTATGAATACATCCTATCAAATCGGTGAATATGTCATTATCGACGATGTCGTGGATGAGACACACGGCAGGGAATCTACGTTTTATAAAAATCAGGGTATAGGATTTATCCGTCAATCACCGGTCTTCTGTACGACATTACGGGAATGTATCAAAAATTCATTAAAAAATCTAAAAATTAATTTTTCCGGTAAGGGTACCTATGTATGCACTCAAGGACCTCGTTTGGAAACGCCCGCGGAGATAAGAAAATATAAGTTCTATGGGGGTAATCTGGTCGGCATGACCCTTGTGCCAGAGGTCTTTTTAGCAAAGGAACTGGAGTTGTGTTATGCCGCCATCTGCTATGTCACCAACTACGCAGAGGGGGTTGTTGACAGGCCATTTAAGGCTGGAGAATTATTTGAGGGACTTTCCAGCGACGCCGACCGTAAGGCCGTGGAAAACGCCGTATCCCGTTTCCCTATTATCATAAAAGAGATTGCACAAAATATAGGACAACAAAGTACACTGTGCCAATGCCAGTCTTTGATGGAACGTTATAAAAAACGCGGGAATATTGGGCCAGATTGGCATGGTTGGGTGACGAATTATTAG
- the cas2 gene encoding CRISPR-associated endonuclease Cas2 encodes MKSNYIVCYDITNEKRLKKVFKTLSGIGTHIQYSVFFCKLAWPELTELKEKLKDIIDGNEDDIRIYPLPSRSKFVALGQGDRVPEGVEIFL; translated from the coding sequence ATGAAGAGCAATTATATTGTCTGCTACGACATTACGAATGAAAAAAGGCTAAAGAAGGTCTTTAAAACGCTCTCGGGGATCGGCACGCATATCCAGTATTCGGTGTTTTTTTGTAAACTTGCCTGGCCGGAATTAACGGAATTGAAGGAAAAACTTAAAGACATAATTGATGGTAACGAAGATGATATACGGATTTACCCACTACCATCTCGTAGTAAATTTGTGGCGCTTGGTCAGGGAGACAGGGTTCCGGAAGGAGTGGAGATATTTTTATGA
- a CDS encoding CRISPR-associated endonuclease Cas1, translating into MERTLYLNENTTLNVMRDGPSLVVKEGGKSGRRVPARMIQRVIITGNIKLETSLITLFTQNNVPVTFLDRKGNQIAVTLPYKQYLPEQYKDQKVFLESDYTTQRFMTFLKAYRQRVQIDVLKRLLKRQMPDHYITVGLKEQEYQQVIDNATSPYHEIFQLIRNAVSALFVEMVVGKLLSSDLDPHMGVMHRRRDFGLALDICYILGPEIDIQSIQFFCGKRGVGHRRSKGISSEDIKAIAVRFENRKDVLVTMTEHIIDGIFELIRELRFGGELRHYL; encoded by the coding sequence ATGGAAAGAACACTTTACCTGAATGAAAATACGACCCTCAACGTTATGAGAGACGGCCCTTCCCTTGTGGTAAAGGAAGGGGGAAAGTCCGGCAGGCGCGTGCCTGCAAGGATGATTCAACGGGTGATCATTACCGGGAATATTAAACTGGAAACCAGTTTGATAACCCTCTTTACCCAAAATAATGTTCCGGTAACATTCCTTGACAGGAAGGGCAACCAGATAGCGGTAACTCTGCCGTATAAACAGTATCTGCCGGAACAGTATAAAGATCAAAAGGTATTCCTTGAGTCGGATTATACTACCCAGCGGTTTATGACCTTTCTGAAGGCATATCGCCAGAGGGTCCAGATTGACGTCCTGAAACGGCTTTTGAAAAGGCAGATGCCGGATCACTATATCACGGTCGGTCTCAAAGAACAAGAATATCAGCAAGTAATAGATAATGCGACATCGCCGTATCATGAAATATTTCAACTCATTCGTAATGCCGTTTCCGCCCTCTTTGTGGAAATGGTTGTAGGCAAATTACTATCGTCTGACCTCGACCCTCATATGGGAGTGATGCACAGGAGGCGCGATTTTGGCCTTGCCCTGGACATTTGCTACATACTTGGCCCCGAGATTGATATCCAATCCATTCAATTCTTTTGTGGGAAAAGGGGCGTTGGCCATCGTAGAAGCAAAGGGATATCGTCTGAAGATATAAAGGCAATAGCTGTACGTTTTGAAAATAGGAAAGACGTTTTAGTAACCATGACAGAGCATATTATTGACGGTATATTTGAGCTTATCAGGGAACTGAGGTTCGGTGGGGAATTGAGGCATTATTTATAA
- the cas1 gene encoding CRISPR-associated endonuclease Cas1 → MGTLYIDRKGYHIKLDGESIAFYLDGEREGIVPIRPLNRVIIAGSNTIETSVLHKLADNGCNVIFLSGRGLQYRGILTGRIHNNGMLRVKQYEKSLDNDFAITVSKEIIIEKIGQQSRFLGEAIKIKGRDNVKATFCNVFGILENILRGITSGCESLESLRGYEGAASNAYFSAFTELFPESLGFKTRTRRPPKDPVNAMLSLCYTLIHYEAVREIQVAGLDPTIGFYHCFDYGRESLACDLIEPFRPMADRFVWEMFKDGKYTPKNFVQENDGVYLKKDARKEFYPVYEAWVEPVRKDIARKIRDISVRIMDGKNTLPE, encoded by the coding sequence ATGGGCACCTTATATATCGACAGAAAGGGTTATCATATAAAACTCGACGGTGAATCAATCGCCTTTTACCTGGACGGGGAAAGGGAGGGCATCGTTCCTATAAGGCCTCTCAACCGGGTAATAATAGCCGGTAGTAATACGATAGAAACAAGTGTACTCCACAAACTTGCAGACAACGGTTGTAACGTTATATTCCTGTCAGGCAGGGGGCTTCAATACAGAGGCATCCTCACCGGCCGCATCCATAATAACGGCATGCTGAGGGTCAAACAATACGAAAAGTCCCTGGACAATGATTTTGCTATAACGGTATCGAAAGAAATTATCATTGAAAAGATAGGGCAGCAAAGCAGATTTCTTGGAGAGGCTATAAAAATCAAGGGTAGGGACAATGTGAAGGCGACATTTTGTAATGTCTTTGGTATTCTTGAGAATATTTTAAGGGGGATTACCTCAGGATGTGAGTCCCTTGAGAGTCTGAGAGGATATGAGGGCGCTGCTTCAAATGCATATTTCTCCGCATTTACCGAACTGTTCCCGGAGTCCCTTGGGTTTAAAACCCGGACCAGAAGGCCACCGAAAGACCCGGTAAATGCAATGCTGTCACTCTGCTATACGCTGATTCATTATGAAGCAGTGAGGGAGATACAGGTTGCAGGGCTTGATCCCACGATTGGCTTTTATCATTGCTTTGATTACGGGCGTGAATCCCTTGCCTGTGACCTGATTGAACCGTTTCGACCCATGGCAGACCGATTCGTGTGGGAGATGTTTAAAGATGGAAAATATACCCCCAAAAATTTCGTGCAGGAGAATGACGGCGTTTATTTAAAGAAAGATGCCAGGAAGGAGTTTTATCCGGTTTACGAAGCATGGGTTGAACCGGTGAGAAAAGACATTGCCAGGAAGATACGGGATATTTCAGTGAGGATCATGGATGGAAAGAACACTTTACCTGAATGA
- the cas2 gene encoding CRISPR-associated endonuclease Cas2 — MAYDICTSKRLNRVRYFLKGFSTGGQKSVFECFLTQGELREVIVGVSSIIDESTDRIHIFSLDGRSRSHTLGAAVPPKDPEFFYFG, encoded by the coding sequence GTGGCATACGATATATGCACATCCAAACGTCTTAACCGGGTAAGGTATTTCCTGAAGGGTTTCAGCACGGGCGGCCAGAAGTCTGTATTTGAGTGTTTCCTTACACAGGGCGAGCTGAGAGAGGTTATTGTCGGCGTATCAAGTATTATTGATGAAAGTACAGACCGGATTCATATCTTTTCCCTGGACGGGAGAAGCAGGTCTCATACCCTTGGTGCAGCAGTGCCTCCAAAAGACCCGGAGTTTTTTTATTTCGGTTAA
- the cas6 gene encoding CRISPR system precrRNA processing endoribonuclease RAMP protein Cas6, whose translation MKIPYKRFTFIFEAEEEIYLPSYKGSTFRGAFGTQFKKVVCALKKGDCRDCLLKQRCVYAYIFESYSPDEANILGKVNAIPHPFIIEPPEEEKQRYLAGQTFSMGLILIGDAIQYLPYFIYTFGLLGKNGIGRGRGSCQLQKVHTVSPRGDTQSIYRSKTRKVESFSEEYIDLRPSILAIMEENVSDSVHDAPEEITLRFLTPTRLKYDGKLTIDLEFHVFIRQLLRRLFLLRHYHCKKSPADEGYHRMLIDKARTISIKETNLRWHDWERYSRRQDTRMKLGGFVGNIVYTGAISPFSPFIEAGKILHVGKGTSFGLGKYIISYDETATIFGHKGG comes from the coding sequence ATGAAGATACCCTATAAACGCTTTACCTTTATTTTTGAGGCGGAAGAGGAAATATATCTTCCTTCATACAAAGGGTCAACCTTCAGAGGGGCATTCGGCACACAGTTCAAAAAGGTTGTCTGCGCCCTGAAGAAAGGGGATTGCCGTGACTGCCTGCTCAAACAAAGATGTGTCTATGCATATATCTTTGAATCTTACTCTCCTGATGAAGCCAACATCCTTGGTAAGGTAAATGCCATACCCCATCCATTTATTATAGAACCACCTGAGGAAGAGAAACAACGGTATCTCGCAGGACAGACATTTTCCATGGGTCTCATACTCATTGGCGATGCGATACAATACCTGCCCTATTTTATTTACACCTTTGGTCTGCTGGGGAAAAATGGCATTGGAAGGGGAAGGGGAAGTTGCCAGCTTCAGAAGGTGCATACGGTCAGCCCCCGGGGCGATACGCAATCAATTTACCGTTCCAAAACCCGTAAAGTCGAATCCTTCAGCGAAGAATACATAGACTTACGTCCGTCTATCCTTGCCATAATGGAGGAAAATGTTTCCGACTCCGTACATGATGCCCCTGAAGAAATTACCTTGAGATTTCTCACTCCTACCCGTCTCAAGTATGACGGTAAACTGACGATTGACCTGGAATTTCATGTCTTCATCAGACAACTCCTGAGACGACTGTTTTTACTCAGGCATTATCACTGTAAAAAAAGTCCGGCAGATGAGGGCTATCACCGCATGCTTATCGATAAGGCACGTACAATAAGTATAAAGGAAACAAACCTTAGATGGCATGACTGGGAACGGTACTCACGAAGGCAGGATACAAGGATGAAGCTCGGCGGGTTCGTAGGAAATATCGTATATACCGGCGCTATTTCGCCTTTTTCTCCTTTCATTGAGGCAGGAAAGATACTCCACGTTGGAAAGGGAACAAGTTTTGGACTGGGAAAATACATAATCTCGTATGATGAAACAGCAACGATCTTTGGTCACAAAGGAGGATGA